Proteins encoded in a region of the Pseudothermotoga elfii DSM 9442 = NBRC 107921 genome:
- a CDS encoding glycosyl hydrolase 53 family protein — MRLTALIFILIFMNISILANDFIIGVDVSTLYEIEKAGGKYYDSGVEKSCLEILKDHGVNWVRLRVWNDPTDHGEPLGGGNCDYVKMTQIAMRAKAAGLKVLVDFHYSDWWADPGKQNKPKAWAELHGDDLQNAIYNYTREVLIYMRQNQASPDMVQIGNEINNGFLWPDGQISGQNAGGFDGFVKLAKKAIKAVREVDPSIKIMLHLADGGNNPLYRWFFDEMVRRNVDFDVIGVSYYPYWHGSLKDLSENLNDIARRYDKDIVIAETAYAWTLQDFDGYPNIFGEQQEHIAGYDASIEGQKAFLSDLIRTLKSVSRGKCKGFFYWEGAWIPVKGVGWKINEGNPWENQALFDFHGNLLDIVEIFESPFEKVAVLKEFSLPIIEVFLGEKPELPGSVKAAFSDGSVRPVEIQWEEIPAEDLNTPGEHVVKGVITSAGEKIEATVIVKEERNYLQNASFELAVLEPWQVAGNREAVKVIRADPPQNAHHGKYALNYWLDKDFEFELYQNVTNLPDGVYTVSMWIQGGGSDTVYLKISEYGGPEKSVKIVNTGWLKWNNPQLKNIQITTGKIKISVIVRGKSGNWGWIDEFKLMREVQ, encoded by the coding sequence ATGAGATTAACTGCTTTGATTTTCATACTGATTTTTATGAATATATCTATTTTAGCAAATGATTTCATAATAGGAGTAGATGTGTCAACGTTATACGAGATAGAAAAAGCTGGAGGAAAATACTATGACAGCGGCGTGGAAAAAAGTTGCCTTGAGATTTTGAAAGATCACGGCGTGAACTGGGTGAGATTGAGAGTATGGAACGATCCGACAGATCATGGTGAACCGCTGGGAGGAGGAAATTGCGATTATGTAAAAATGACACAGATAGCTATGAGAGCAAAAGCCGCAGGCTTAAAAGTTCTTGTTGATTTTCATTACAGTGACTGGTGGGCGGATCCCGGCAAACAAAACAAACCAAAAGCTTGGGCTGAATTACATGGTGATGATCTTCAGAATGCTATTTATAATTACACAAGAGAGGTTCTAATATACATGAGGCAAAATCAGGCTTCTCCAGATATGGTACAGATAGGGAACGAAATAAATAACGGTTTTCTCTGGCCCGACGGTCAGATTTCCGGGCAAAATGCTGGTGGATTTGATGGCTTTGTAAAGCTTGCAAAAAAGGCAATTAAAGCTGTTCGGGAAGTTGATCCTTCTATAAAGATTATGCTTCATCTCGCCGATGGTGGTAATAATCCACTTTACAGATGGTTTTTTGATGAAATGGTCAGGCGGAATGTCGATTTTGATGTTATAGGAGTCTCATACTATCCTTATTGGCATGGCAGCTTGAAAGATTTGTCTGAAAATCTGAATGATATAGCGCGACGATACGATAAGGATATTGTTATAGCAGAAACGGCATATGCCTGGACTTTACAGGATTTCGATGGATATCCAAATATATTTGGCGAACAACAAGAACACATAGCGGGTTATGATGCATCGATAGAAGGCCAAAAGGCATTTCTGAGCGATTTGATAAGAACTTTGAAAAGCGTTTCAAGAGGAAAATGCAAGGGTTTTTTCTACTGGGAAGGAGCATGGATACCGGTAAAAGGCGTCGGGTGGAAAATTAACGAGGGTAACCCGTGGGAAAATCAGGCACTTTTCGACTTTCACGGTAATCTACTTGATATTGTCGAAATCTTTGAGAGTCCTTTCGAAAAGGTTGCCGTTTTAAAAGAGTTTTCTTTACCGATAATTGAAGTATTTCTTGGGGAAAAACCGGAATTACCCGGGTCAGTAAAAGCTGCTTTTTCGGATGGTTCTGTTCGACCAGTAGAGATTCAGTGGGAGGAAATTCCAGCAGAAGATCTGAACACTCCAGGAGAGCATGTGGTAAAGGGAGTTATAACAAGCGCGGGTGAGAAAATAGAAGCTACGGTAATTGTGAAAGAGGAAAGAAATTATCTGCAGAATGCAAGTTTTGAACTGGCTGTTCTGGAACCGTGGCAGGTTGCAGGCAACAGGGAAGCGGTGAAAGTAATTCGCGCAGATCCACCGCAAAATGCACACCACGGCAAATATGCGTTGAATTATTGGCTGGATAAGGATTTTGAATTCGAGTTATATCAAAACGTAACTAATTTACCCGATGGTGTCTACACCGTCAGTATGTGGATTCAAGGTGGCGGGTCAGATACGGTATATCTCAAAATTAGTGAATATGGTGGTCCTGAGAAGTCGGTGAAAATCGTCAATACGGGGTGGCTGAAATGGAACAATCCTCAGCTAAAGAACATCCAGATAACCACAGGAAAGATAAAGATAAGCGTCATCGTTAGAGGAAAATCCGGTAACTGGGGCTGGATTGATGAATTTAAGTTAATGAGGGAAGTGCAGTGA
- a CDS encoding sugar ABC transporter permease produces MRKIKHVRRVFLHAFLVFSIIIILFPTVWVITTSFRRDEAAFSSDLFTTRLTLQNYIDLVAPEKNVPILIQDMQNILSRAKPYNELSYSQAEQKISVSLQKITSYLKETRLRYEDARKSYEYISEFLQNHSEEIKNTASADLEHLKETVSKKIMDKIPSSSEEFMVVLYEYLSKEKYGSAVFNALKDDLSSLTQLDIDSSEDFENALEKLKMIYDSYIGKYSRQYETKTEELELLNKDLAVVRSQLNEFQKEILNLDMILNQDLINEMNSIMESLENLLDLKNSLMESSVENPWLIEDEWFFASISSTIEQLEKIKSRFEGFLDYEAVLNTVDRIISILYEFDFVNPNMKKKLIYSDLLRAYQELQPRIERIAKELDELSINLPEKINTFKQLGEKFSELNSTISDLKAQQEEISAKLETINSQFNDERMMVNLKIFLSQLENRISTVSSIKSFEKADLLKYSAVLNWLRGFFNSYNERDEVYEELKHVIDKMRWIEEYRTFATKFENFSKNLESVFIDVERYLQDFQISWKQLLKVSFNGIFVTSEPLSKLYDVVKLDFVTRVRSDMAVVMRKSGVLMKIAPFSQLKDDFGAVDKNLFRVDQIWKQKTKHYFLRWVLNSVIVSLIVAFITTAVCAVAAYPFSRMRFVGRRYGILSLLLIQMFPSVIFMVAIYNLLNFLGRYIDFLGIDSLGGLIFAYLTNIAYNMYLIKGFYDLIPPSLEEAAIVDGATRFQSFYKIVLPLAQPILTVVFLLVFIGTFNEYVIARIILQNVQNYTYALGLWAFSTGPYETEWGLFTAASLLGMMPMVILFLSLQRYLVSGLTRGAVKE; encoded by the coding sequence ATGAGAAAAATCAAGCATGTTAGAAGAGTCTTTTTGCATGCATTTCTCGTTTTTTCAATAATAATTATTCTCTTTCCCACAGTTTGGGTAATCACGACTTCATTTAGAAGAGACGAAGCAGCTTTTTCAAGTGATCTTTTTACTACGAGATTGACGCTTCAAAACTATATAGATCTTGTAGCTCCGGAGAAAAATGTACCGATTCTTATTCAAGATATGCAGAATATTCTCTCTCGAGCGAAGCCTTACAATGAGCTTTCTTATTCTCAGGCTGAGCAAAAAATCAGTGTATCTTTGCAAAAAATAACATCGTATCTCAAGGAAACTCGATTGAGGTACGAAGACGCAAGAAAATCTTACGAATACATCAGCGAATTTCTTCAAAACCATTCAGAAGAGATTAAAAACACTGCATCAGCCGATCTGGAACATTTGAAAGAAACTGTGAGCAAAAAAATTATGGATAAAATTCCATCTTCATCAGAAGAATTCATGGTAGTTTTATACGAATATCTTTCAAAAGAAAAATATGGATCAGCTGTTTTTAACGCTTTGAAGGATGATTTGAGCAGCTTAACACAATTGGATATAGATTCCTCCGAAGATTTCGAAAATGCTCTTGAAAAGCTGAAAATGATTTATGATTCGTACATTGGAAAATACTCCAGACAATATGAGACGAAAACAGAAGAGCTTGAATTGCTCAACAAAGATCTTGCAGTTGTGAGAAGTCAGCTTAACGAGTTTCAAAAAGAGATTCTCAATTTGGATATGATCTTGAATCAGGATTTGATTAATGAAATGAATTCCATAATGGAATCGTTGGAAAATTTGCTGGATTTGAAGAATTCACTGATGGAAAGCTCTGTTGAAAATCCCTGGTTAATTGAAGATGAGTGGTTTTTCGCAAGCATCTCTTCAACCATTGAGCAGTTAGAAAAAATAAAAAGTCGATTTGAGGGCTTTCTGGATTATGAAGCTGTTTTAAACACCGTTGATCGAATTATTTCGATTTTGTACGAATTTGATTTTGTTAATCCAAACATGAAAAAGAAACTGATTTATAGTGACCTTTTAAGGGCATACCAGGAGCTTCAACCCAGAATAGAAAGAATAGCAAAAGAACTTGATGAATTATCCATTAACCTGCCGGAGAAAATTAATACTTTTAAACAGCTTGGTGAAAAATTTTCAGAATTGAATTCTACCATAAGTGATCTCAAAGCACAGCAAGAAGAGATTTCTGCAAAGCTGGAAACAATAAATAGCCAGTTTAATGATGAAAGAATGATGGTGAATCTGAAAATCTTTCTTTCTCAGTTAGAGAATAGAATTTCGACTGTCAGTTCGATCAAATCATTTGAAAAAGCGGATCTTTTGAAATATTCAGCTGTTTTGAACTGGTTGAGAGGATTTTTCAATTCCTACAATGAGAGAGATGAAGTTTATGAAGAACTAAAACATGTAATCGATAAAATGAGGTGGATCGAGGAATATCGTACATTTGCAACAAAATTTGAGAACTTTTCTAAAAACCTCGAATCTGTATTTATTGATGTTGAAAGATATTTGCAGGATTTTCAAATATCATGGAAACAATTGCTGAAAGTATCATTCAATGGAATTTTTGTAACTTCGGAGCCTTTGAGTAAATTGTACGATGTAGTGAAATTAGACTTTGTAACCAGAGTTCGATCAGATATGGCTGTCGTTATGCGTAAATCGGGCGTGCTTATGAAAATAGCGCCTTTTTCTCAGTTGAAAGATGATTTTGGGGCTGTAGATAAAAATTTGTTTAGAGTAGATCAAATTTGGAAACAGAAAACCAAACATTATTTTCTTAGATGGGTTCTTAATTCTGTGATTGTGTCTCTGATCGTTGCTTTTATAACAACTGCGGTTTGTGCTGTTGCAGCTTATCCATTCAGTAGAATGAGATTTGTTGGTAGAAGATATGGTATTTTGAGCCTTTTATTAATACAGATGTTTCCCAGCGTGATATTTATGGTTGCAATATATAACCTACTAAATTTTCTTGGCAGATATATTGACTTTCTGGGAATAGACAGTCTTGGTGGTTTAATTTTTGCCTATTTAACCAACATTGCTTACAACATGTATCTGATAAAAGGTTTCTACGATTTGATACCTCCTTCGTTAGAAGAGGCAGCTATTGTCGATGGTGCAACAAGATTCCAGAGTTTTTACAAAATAGTTTTACCTTTAGCCCAACCAATTTTGACAGTTGTCTTCCTTCTTGTATTTATAGGAACTTTCAACGAATACGTCATCGCCCGTATTATATTGCAAAATGTCCAGAATTATACCTATGCACTTGGCTTATGGGCGTTTTCAACTGGGCCATATGAAACAGAGTGGGGATTGTTTACAGCGGCATCGCTTCTTGGAATGATGCCCATGGTTATATTATTTCTTTCCCTGCAGAGGTACCTGGTGAGTGGATTAACGAGAGGAGCAGTCAAAGAATGA
- a CDS encoding DUF4896 domain-containing protein yields MKYIFRFLKWSLFLIMNVLFFWGAAFLIQNGYYELGVVFFILLFLIDFFIFNPRAYPYRYVAPALVLLFVLVLYPIYFTVKIAFTNYGTGHYMQKQEAIERLLYDPNFTYAIDDKSVDYKIFLRYDGLTPTDDFVILFKINGQIFLGEKPKAAVKRGQEVLLSEAYLYPIKEDYVEIDGKQYRITPVSNDLGEIKLISLYEKTYRAFYSPGDPFLQVNEPHFKGKIAQLYLYRSDFVDQNGVRYALRVAPDGEWRFMQIERLYRLGYEEIYEDGKVKSKAILVNNKTENKLIEREGALYDLNEKGEEVFLIGFIDYVGWKNFIRIATDPNVSGPFLKIFIWTFIWALLSVVFSLAVGLPFALILNDSRLRGRNVYRTLLIIPWAIPVFISALIWRNGLLNETYGLINKFLLPLFGLPAIKWMNDALWARIGVLIVNIWLTFPYMMTISLGALQGIPPEMYEVAMIDGAGRFKRFAYVTFPFLMTVIAPLLVSSFAFSFNNFTIIYLITGGGPPIPGSTTPTGYTDILISYVYKLAFEAGEGQNFGFAGAISIMIFFLVGGISLFNFKISGAFEEVE; encoded by the coding sequence GTGAAATATATCTTCCGATTTTTAAAATGGTCTTTATTTTTGATAATGAATGTGCTTTTTTTCTGGGGAGCTGCTTTTCTTATACAAAATGGATATTACGAGCTCGGGGTAGTCTTTTTCATATTATTGTTTTTGATTGATTTTTTCATTTTCAATCCGCGTGCTTATCCATACAGATATGTTGCTCCTGCTTTAGTGCTACTTTTTGTACTGGTTCTTTACCCGATATATTTCACTGTGAAAATAGCCTTCACGAATTATGGGACAGGTCATTATATGCAAAAGCAAGAAGCTATTGAGAGATTACTTTATGATCCAAATTTCACTTACGCTATAGATGACAAAAGTGTGGATTACAAAATTTTTCTGCGTTATGACGGGTTAACCCCGACGGATGATTTTGTTATTCTATTCAAAATAAATGGACAGATTTTCCTTGGAGAAAAGCCGAAAGCTGCTGTAAAAAGGGGGCAGGAAGTACTTCTCAGTGAAGCTTATCTATATCCGATAAAGGAAGACTATGTTGAGATAGATGGAAAGCAGTACCGAATTACCCCCGTTTCGAATGATCTTGGGGAAATCAAGTTGATTTCTCTATATGAAAAAACATACAGGGCTTTTTATTCGCCAGGAGATCCATTCCTTCAGGTAAACGAACCTCATTTCAAAGGAAAAATAGCTCAACTTTATCTGTACAGGTCAGATTTTGTAGATCAAAATGGAGTCAGATATGCTCTTCGGGTAGCTCCCGATGGCGAATGGAGATTTATGCAAATAGAAAGGTTGTATCGCCTTGGATATGAAGAAATTTATGAGGATGGAAAAGTGAAATCGAAAGCGATTTTAGTTAACAATAAAACTGAAAATAAACTGATAGAAAGGGAAGGTGCATTATACGACCTCAATGAGAAGGGTGAGGAGGTTTTTCTAATTGGTTTCATTGATTATGTTGGTTGGAAAAACTTCATCCGAATCGCAACAGATCCCAATGTCTCGGGCCCATTCTTGAAGATATTCATTTGGACTTTTATCTGGGCTTTATTGAGTGTCGTGTTTTCTCTGGCGGTTGGTTTACCTTTTGCGTTGATTTTGAATGATAGCAGATTAAGAGGGCGCAACGTTTACAGAACACTCCTTATAATTCCGTGGGCTATACCTGTTTTCATTTCTGCCTTGATCTGGAGAAACGGCCTTCTAAACGAAACGTATGGGCTGATTAATAAATTTTTATTACCTTTATTTGGTTTGCCTGCCATCAAATGGATGAATGATGCGCTTTGGGCAAGAATTGGAGTGCTGATTGTGAATATCTGGCTTACATTTCCATATATGATGACAATATCCTTAGGGGCTCTTCAGGGTATACCCCCTGAAATGTATGAAGTCGCCATGATAGATGGGGCAGGCAGATTCAAGAGATTTGCTTACGTTACTTTTCCATTTTTAATGACAGTTATAGCTCCTTTGCTTGTAAGTAGTTTTGCTTTTAGTTTCAACAATTTTACTATTATCTATCTGATAACAGGTGGAGGTCCACCTATTCCCGGCTCAACTACTCCAACTGGGTATACTGATATATTGATATCTTATGTCTACAAACTGGCGTTCGAAGCCGGAGAAGGTCAGAATTTCGGTTTTGCGGGTGCTATTTCAATAATGATTTTTTTCTTAGTTGGGGGAATAAGTTTGTTCAATTTCAAGATATCAGGAGCCTTTGAAGAGGTGGAATAA
- a CDS encoding LacI family DNA-binding transcriptional regulator — translation MRKRYVTIVDIAKRAGVSINTVSRALNNKPDISEDTKKRILSIAMELGYIKNITASLLRQKQTQTVGVILADSSNPFYAEVLKGIEAASRKYGYQIILMNTERVYQNEVNAIELLFQRRVDGLLIAPVQEKDEDIKKLSRKDIPAVILGRHFEDIEIDEIYNDDLKGGYIAANHLLENGRNKTLIICGPLYNSAARMRVEGFRKALCDHGIEFDRRRVFITDINIEDGYTAIKNALEERIKFDSVFCYNDLVAFGAIKALKEMNFSLPEEVAVVGYDDIIFSSFICPSLTTVKIKKYEMGFEAFRMLLERMRGKRKRARKILLDVELIVRESA, via the coding sequence CTGAGGAAAAGGTATGTGACGATAGTTGATATAGCTAAGAGAGCAGGAGTTTCAATTAATACTGTCTCGAGGGCTTTGAATAACAAACCAGATATAAGCGAGGATACGAAGAAGCGGATTCTAAGTATTGCGATGGAACTTGGGTATATTAAAAACATAACAGCCTCACTTTTAAGGCAGAAGCAAACACAAACAGTCGGAGTTATACTTGCAGATAGTTCAAACCCATTCTATGCCGAAGTCCTGAAAGGAATTGAAGCCGCTTCAAGAAAATATGGTTATCAAATCATTCTTATGAATACGGAAAGGGTTTACCAGAATGAGGTGAACGCTATCGAATTGCTCTTTCAAAGGAGAGTTGATGGTCTCTTGATAGCACCTGTTCAGGAAAAAGATGAAGATATAAAAAAATTATCGCGAAAAGATATTCCTGCTGTTATCCTGGGAAGGCATTTCGAAGACATTGAGATAGACGAAATATATAATGATGACTTAAAAGGAGGTTATATCGCTGCAAATCACTTACTCGAAAATGGAAGGAACAAAACTTTAATCATTTGTGGACCACTCTACAATTCAGCTGCAAGAATGCGAGTTGAAGGTTTCAGGAAAGCTTTATGTGACCACGGAATAGAATTTGACAGGAGACGTGTTTTCATAACAGATATAAACATTGAAGACGGTTATACCGCAATTAAAAATGCTCTTGAAGAACGTATAAAATTTGATTCTGTTTTTTGCTACAATGACCTTGTTGCTTTTGGTGCTATCAAAGCTCTAAAAGAAATGAATTTTAGTTTACCGGAAGAGGTAGCGGTTGTTGGATATGATGACATAATTTTTTCCTCGTTCATCTGTCCTTCGTTGACAACCGTGAAAATAAAGAAATACGAGATGGGTTTCGAAGCATTCAGAATGCTTCTTGAAAGAATGAGGGGAAAAAGAAAACGGGCAAGAAAAATTTTGCTCGATG